The genomic window CGGCGCGCCACGCCGCACTTTCCGCAACGACTTCCGAGGGTTGTTGCTGAGCCAGTGCCGAGACTCCGGCGAGTCGTGCCGCGCCGTGAATTGCTCCGGGAGCCGATGCTCGAACGGGACGTCTGCGATCATGGAGGCGTTTCTTGAGTCGGATTTCTGCCTTCAGCCGAGAGGGGACAGCTTCACGCGGCGTTCGATCTTCGATTGCATGGTGGCAGGTTCGATTCCGGTTTTTTTCTGGCGGCGGAGTGCTTACTTTCAGTATGAGTGGTTCTTGCCGGCTGAACCGGGTAGTTATTCGGTTTACATAGACCGGAACGCGGTTAAGAATGGGACCTCGGTAAAAGCGGTTCTCGAAAGCTACAGCAAGGAAGAGGTTAGGAAAATGCGGGAGAAAGTGATCGAGTATATTCCAAGGTTGGTTTATGCCAAAAGTAACAATGGGTTGGAGGGAATGAAGGATGCTTTTGATGTTGCCATTGAAGGGGTATTTAGAAGGTTTAGGGATCAAGAAGATTTGAGTTTCAGTAAGTGGAGATGAAAATGGAGCTGGGTGTTTCATTCAGTAAAGAAAAGAAGGgggtagataaataaataagaaaataagaacaCCATTTTTCTTGTAAGTTTGGTAGGATAGCGTTTTTCTTTTAcaggttttatttatttatttattaatgtaTAACGGGATGTACCATATACCATATAATATAAAATGATTGATATTGGCATTCTTTTTAAACATAACTATGGTGATTTATTATCCACTTGATTGAGCAAATTAGGGTACCAGGGCATACATGAATGAAGGAAACGAGGTTGTTAATTACATTGTCCAATGGCATGTAGGATGCATAAATAAATGAATGAATGCTGttacttgtttctttcttttctattggtTGAGATTGGTGGACCTATCTGACTCTCTGATCAAACTCTTGCTCATAATAATGCTCTGACGTGTGGCTGTTAATGCTTCATGGTTTTCTTCTGTTCTTTCTCTTTGGAACGAGCAATCATTGGATGTCCACAAAGAAATGTAATATCACACaggaaattgcattaaaaaaaaaaactcatatgTTATTATGTTGACATCAAAGTCAAACAATATTGTTCATGAACTTGTTATAAACAATTGCAATTTTTTTGACTTGGGAGTTGTGAATGATTGCATGAATTTCACCAGGTGGCAAGGAAAACAATGGTAGTAAGAAAGTGATTACTTGCAGTAGCAGAATAGATATGAACAAAGGAGGCCCCTAAAAGGTTAAAATGTGTGGCCTCACCTCTTTCGAAAGACtgcttttaattaattaagtggggaATCCATTCAATTTGTTGCAGTGGCCTTGTGGGCCTTCAAAGGGTAAATGACGCATAAGGTTAAGAATAAAGTTCTCCTAGATCCACATTAATTAATTTAAGAACTTTTAGTATTACTAAAGTCACATTaggaaaatataaacaaaaaggaatccaagtccaaaaaaaaggaaaaaaaaaaaaaaaagaatNNNNNNNNNNNNNNNNNNNNNNNNNNNNNNNNNNNNNNNNNNNNNNNNNNNNNNNNNNNNNNNNNNNAATCCAAGAAACCTTCCTATTATTTTCATGGTATCGCTTTTGGGATGATGGCATCATGGTTAGTTGGTTACGGCAACAAGTAGGAAGGGACACAAGTTAAGGACATGCTAAACAAGAAAAGCACGGCGATGAAAATGACactttctctattaaattttctTCCTACTGTTGAAGATTTCTTTGGTAAAAGACTTCAATATGTGTTAGGTCATAGGTAGCATTTTTGTTTATGTCGTGGAGTTTATAGTTGTTGGATTTATTAGTGGAGAAAAAGTGCCTAATTTTTTTATCTGTATAAAATAAGGTGACACATTTCAATTATTTTCTtcctttaattgacacaaaataaCGGATGCTAAGTCGGCACCATCGAATTATTTAACTAAGGTGCAAAAAACTCTTCTCAAATCTCAATATTGCAGCACACATTGACCGAAGAGAAATATAAACAGAAGCATACGCAGTGAACACATGTAGAAAATCACATGAATGGCATAAAATTCGACAATGTAATACATTAACTGCACATGAACAGAAACTAAAGCAAAAATATAGATAGATTAATTAACCTATTAGCTGCCAAGAACTATGATGCATCCTTGgagtataataaattaataattaaccaTAGCGGGCATAATCAAAGCTGACATTATTGCTCGATAGAATCAACAGTAATATTACCTCTATGGCATATAATAATGTAGACATTATAGATTTCTTAAATGTTGATGGCAGAAACCGACACTTTTATCGTGTGCATgtgaatatttttaattaaattttaatagatGTAATTGCTTGGTCTATTAATTTGGTATGTGTTGAGTCAATAGTAAAAGTTATAAATCCTACACATAAGTAGCAATATACTAATTAAGATCATCAAATGAAATATTTTCACTATTTAATATTCTAATAGTGATTTTAATTTGGGTCTGACATGGTATTGAATATTGAATGAGAGAAACAAAACATCACATTTGAATGAtttttttggaccgaagctttttGGACTATACATTATTGGGCTGAATTTTTTGCAGTATCTGTTGCTAGTAATGCTTATTGGGCCTCTAAGGTATCTGTGAATTACAATCCCCACCTTCCGGCCccagaaaaacaaaaaatcaacttAATTTATAAGGTTTTTGGTGTCAAACTTAATTCATAAGTTAAggagatgaaaaaaaaaaggtgaatatttaattatttatagcaAAATTAACCTTGGAAGTTTCTCGATATCCGTATATATATGATTTTTCTTGTTAGCTAAGTTTTTGTGACCTTCCTCTGTTATTTTATTCAACCTTCTTGAAATATGCTTATTTAAAATTGACATTTATAGTTTTcaataataagaataatatagCTAAGAAGCAAtatctcaaatgacatagtctttccatattcaattaagaggttgagGGTTCGAATCTCCATATCTtcggttaaaaaaaaaaagaataatatagccaatgagtaataactcaaatgacatagtctcctcTTATTCAATTAAaaggttatgaaaaaaaaaataataataagaataatacgGGCATTTATGGGATACTCGCTCGCGCATCTCGTGGAAAAATAATCATAAAGACATGTTTGCCCTTCTCAACCTCGGCATCATAACTTGGCTTTGTCTTTCTAGACATAATACAATCTTAGTATCTATAGCATAAATTGGGGTTGGATTGCATATTCGTTGAcacattttgtttttgttttaaaatattcatATTTTTTGTTCAACAAGAGAGTGACACGTGCataggaagagagagagagaaaaggttGAATTTTTTTAGCCGAAGACATCTATTTCCAGTTTCCACACCACGCTGTTCCTCAACAACTCCACTCCTCTGCTCCTGTTTGATTCTGTTGTCTAAAGTTTCAGCAAAAAGAgggggaaaaaaattaaaaaagaaaaaaaaaatgaagcatcatcatcatcttgtTGTTCTTCTGCTCTTGTTGGTCTGTGGAGTGACCCTATCAGTATCTGAGTCGGAGTCCTATGCTCTTAAGCCTCATATTGCCGAGTCTTTCAATGTCAGCTATCTTCAGGTACTACTTCTAACTTGTAAGTTGTAACTACTGCTTCACTTGaactaaacaaaaatttaaaacccctttcttcttcttatactttttattttttagaatataAATAAACAGGAGACCAAAAAATATATGAATGAATATGTAGCTGAAATCTTGCTTATTTGTGTATTTATTTGTTCTGACTTTTGAGATTATTGCTTTGTTGAATAGCTGAAGAGCCAGGGGAGTTGCTCTTACACGGTGGTTATATCTACTAGTTGTTCTTCTCCTTCTTATACAAGGGATCAGATCAGTATTTCTTTTGGGGATTTTTATGGCAACCAGGTTTTGACTTTTATGCTTTTCCTTCATCCAATTCATTCACTTCTTTTCATATGCTTGTCTGAATTATTAGAGTCGATTAGGGAGGTGGATTTTACCATCTTTCTTGAATTCATCTATTTTGTTAGCTTCTTCATAAGTTGGTTCTGTATATTTTCATCATTTGTCTTTTTATGGAGGCTTTTATAGTGCATGAATTGATTCTTATATCTGTGTGTAGAAGAGAAAGgttagaaagttttaggctggagATTGGAGTCTATATGACAAAACAATGTAACCTTATAGGCATTAAAATGTAAGAATAGAAACTTGGTCAAAAGTGTAATGAATATATTTCAATAGAAAAACAAGGATTTCAACTGTGATATCCACAACCACTAAGGGGTGTTTGTGAGTTTTCATTTTGGAAAGGAAGGGTTTGAAGTGTAAACTGTAAAAAACCTCCAATGTGCAAATATACCCTGAATAGATTGATGGCTTTTGAAGACATGCTTTTAAATGGCTTCAAACATGTTTGGTGTTAACTAATTAAGAAAGTGAAATTCATAGTTTTGTTTCATATGTTAAATTATATCAGATATACGTACCGAGATTGGACGATCCGGCTTCAGGTACGTTCGAGCGCTGTTCTTCAGATACCTTTCAGATAAAAGGTCCTTGCGCGTATCAGATATGTTATGTGTACTTATATAGATCCGGCCTAGACGGTTGGATGCCGGAGAGTGTGAAAATCAGTGGTTACTATGGCAAGCCTATTACTTTCTATTACAACACATTCATCCCCAGAGATACATGGTATGGTTTTGATTGGTGCaatgctgcttcttcttcatacCACCTCTCTTCTCAGAAATGGCTTCTATTTTTGGTTCTGGGATTTGTTCTTCATTTTTGGTTGTAATAAGCATCACTTGCAGAAGAAATAGTGAACCTATATATGAAAAACCTTTAGAGTTTGGACAATGCAGTTAGTTATATTGGCTTTCTTGTTTAAATTTGCATTTGATATGTGACCATGTGGTAATGTTTTTGAATAAAGAAGTCTCTATAGAACATTGAAGGATTTTGATAGTAGTAGAAATAAACTATCATTGTTACTGATAGTAGTAGAATTTGTAACCAATCAATTTTGTTTAAGCTTCTTCTGAATTTGTTGTAAGCAACCAACAACTAACATTAACGAACCAATTATGAGAATTCCCGGTCTAGGATACATAATAATAGTAACGAAAATATTATATAATCCAAAGTTTCgtgttaaaaattaaaatgataagaTATTGATTAATGAATAAATTGTTTTACTTTATTTAGTgtttaaattaaaagaataaagaaaaaggaaggaTGTCCGAAAAGCGACAAAAGAGTTGTCTGTTAATATGATGAGATGACAGTTGCGAGAGTTTAGGAAGCATTGAAGGAGGAGAATGTTTCATAGAACCGAAAAGCTCGACACTCCTCCGCATCTTGTACACTTCACTGCCATACACCACCCGACGTCGTCATGGGGACCCCCAACGGGGAtgtgaggaagaagaaggaggaggaggaggaggcggCTAAGTTGATGGAACAGGAATACCAAGacaagaaggaagaggaggaggaggaggaggaggatctgAATGCAGTTTGGAGGTTTAGGATATCGGAGCCATTGAGGGAGAGGCTGAAGGGGAAGGGAATAGAGTCACTGTTTCCAATTCAGGCCATCACCTTTGATACCATTCTTGATGGCTCTGATTTGGTTGGCCGTGCTCGAACCGGTCAGGGAAAAACTCTGGCCTTTGTGTTGCCCATATTAGAGTCTTTGACAAACGGTATAGCCAAAGCTTCAAGAAAGACTGGTTATAGAAGGCCTCCAAGCGTTCTGGTTCTTTTACCAACAAGGGAATTGGCATCTCAGGTTCACTCTGACTTTGAACTTTATGGTGGCGCCGTCGGATTAACATCTTGCTGTTTATATGGTGGAGCTCCATACCAGAGCCAAGAAATTAAGCTCAAGAGAGGTGTTGATATTGTTGTTGGCACACCAGGCCGGATTAAGGTTCATTCCGAAAGTACTTAATTCATTGCCATTTTGTTGATTTAACTTTGAATGAATTTTCATGTTGCTTCTATTGGTATTGGTGTAGGATCATATAGAGAGGGAAAATATTGACCTAAGCCAGCTTAGATTTCGCGTCCTGGATGAAGCAGATGAGATGCTGAGGATGGGTTTTGTTGAAGATGTTGAACTTATTCTTGGTACTTTAATTGTTCCCCAATTCATTCATTGAgttaatttcactttcatttgAGTAATATCAGATATTCATATTGGATTTGTCTCACTCTCTTGTAGGTAAGGTAGAGAACATTAGTAAAGTCCAGACACTTTTATTCAGTGCTACTTTGCCAGACTGGGTTAAGcatgtatgcttctatttctttctttctttctttctttcttgcttcctttcttATCATACTTGCATTGCCTCATTGTTTCTATGTCTATTATTGCCAGATTGCTGCAAAATTTCTGAAGCCAGATAAGAAGACAGCTGACCTTGTTGGAAATACAAAAATGAAGGCAAGCACCAATGTTAGGCATATTGTTCTTCCGTGCACTACTTCTGCCAGGTCCCGCCTTATTCCGGACATCATTCGCTGTTATAGCAGGTGAACTTCGTTGTGTTATGAGTAACCTTTTCCATGTTCATTTTGCATATCAAATTTGGATCCCTACTTAGTTATTGATACATAACATGGTTGTTCTGGTTCAGCGGAGGACGGACGATTATATTTACTGAGACAAAGGAGTCTGCTTCACAACTTGCAGGTTTCTTGCCTGGAGCAAGAGCTCTCCATGGAGACATACAGCAGGCGCAACGTGAGGTCAGCCATTCATGAATTTTCTTGATATCCTTATGTCTCAAGTGTGATGTTCCCCTTAACTACTCCTTCCTCTTTGTTGCAGGTTACATTGTCTGGCTTCAGGTCTGGCAAATTCATGACATTAGTTGCTACAAATGTGGCAGCTCGAGGTCTGGATATTAATGATGTTCAATTAATTATCCAGGTACTAGATATTGAACTGGACAATTCTTATTTTCATCACAATCTGCCATTGTGATATTTGTATTTTGGTTTATAGTGTGAACCCCCAAGGGATGTAGAAGCCTATATCCATCGTTCAGGGCGCACGGGACGAGCAGGTAATAGTGGAGTTGCTGTTATGCTTTATGATCCAAGGAGGTCAAGTATATCCAAAATCGAAAGAGAATCCGGTGTCAAATTTGAACATATATCTGCTCCTCAGCCTCATGATATTGCTAAAGCTATAGGTAGGGAAGCTGCTGAGATGATCAATCAAGTGTCTGATAGGTATGCTTGTAATTTGCTAATTGTAATTGTGTTCACTGCTCTCATTCACTGTTAACATATATATGAAATGAATGCAGTGTGATTCCGGCATTCAAGTCTACTGCTGAGGAGCTTTTGAAAAACTCCGGTTTGTCAGTTGTTGAATTACTTGCAAAGGCTCTTGCCAAGGCTGTTGTGAGTTGATTGAAAATGTCAAATCCTTTCTTTCTGAGCTGGAAAACTCTCTTTGGCTTATCATGTAATAATGTACAGGGTTATACTGAGATGAAGAAAAGATCGCTTCTCACTTCCATGGAGAACCATGTTACATTACTTCTTGAGATTGGGAAACCTATCTTCACTGCAACGTGAGAATTTCACTATAAAGCATGTCTATGAATTGTGACAATGTTTTTACCAAGTCATTGTTGGCTTTTGTCAGTTTTGCATATGGAGTGTTGAGGAGATTCTTGGCCGAAGAGAAGGTTGAGGCAGTGAAGGGTCTCACTCTCACCGCCGAGGGAAGTGGCGTTGTCTTTGATGTACCAGCTGAAGATTTAGATACATATCTTGCAGGTGCAGTTCTATTTCAAAGGAAATTATTTTCCTCTCTGCATTCTTTCAACACATTTCTTTCATACTTTTTTCCAACAGGTAAGGACAAGGCCTCAAGTGTGAGGTTAGAGGTGTTGACAGCGTTGCCACGTTTGCAAGAAAAAGACCAATCAAGAGGTGGAAGATTTGGTAGTGGTGGCCCTCGTCGTGGTGGTTTCGGAGATAGAAGTGTTGGGAGCAGGTTTTTGGGTGGAAGAGGTGGCAGTGGCAGGAATGTTAGATTTTCCAGTGACAGATTCTCTAATAATGGTGGCATTGGGAGAGGTCGTGGCATCAGGAGTGGAAAGAGATGGTGAAACAGATTGAGATAGGGACTTTTAGACATGATGATCACTACTCCATTATCATTGCCAATGAACCTGAACCTTGGTGATCCATTCATGAGTATGTTGAAGCTTTGGAGAAACTAACTGCGAGTGAAGCTCACTCTGATGTTTTGGAAGATACTAGTTCAAAGACTCCGTTTGTTTCTGAAAACAGGATAAGACAAGACTTAGAATAAGACATCAAACACAGAGatataaaattttgtgttcttctattctgtttggtgataaattagaacaaattatgaaaatctaatttattttcattttttttcatttaaaaaatgagacgaaaaatataattatgaaaaattaacaagaataataaaagaaaaaataaaaaataagttgtgtctcttgttAGTGTCTTTGTGTCattcctgtcaggatggacacaatgTCTTTGTCCATGTCTCTTTTGTGAAACACAATCTTATATCTCTTTGTTTTTGTCTCAGTGTCTTGTCTCTGTGTAGCTAAATAGATTCAATGTGAtatatcctttttatttttttttgggtctagtgttcttttttcttttttctaattgCTTTGTTTtctatacattttttttaaaggaTAGTTGGATTAGATTTCTAAATGTATATGTATGGCTAAATATGAAGTAGTTTTTCTTTCCTTCTATATCTTTGATCGTCTCTCATTGATTCATGTCATGTATCTCATATCACATGTAGTGTACAAACTATAAGGCCTTTGTTAGGTGTAAATTTAGTGAAACTCATCAAGaagtattcatcttcttttaaagCAAAAAATACTTTAATGGTTCACAGGACTAGAGTAGACCCATGAACTTGTTTTCGGAAGCCATCATTAATACtaatgagtaaagtatcgtttttgtccccaacctttggggtaaatcctatttgtatccctaacgtttaaatcgccttatttgtatccttaacgtttgtaaaagtgattcaatgttatgctgccgtcaattacacatcatgaacgctttagtttgaattttaaaaatctcttcttgaagttagaatacaaatgtctggaatagaatcgatgatctactccgaaaaataactcatcaaatgttgaaactaattcctataatatttacataattcacttttctagatacataattgaatctaaacataaatagtaggtataatattaaaatcgaacacatccaagtgagatctaattgagaatgaatacagtgagaataattgaaaaatataatctgatttgttagtataattgatagtaggataacattgaatcacttttataaacgttaaagatacaaataggacgatttaaacgttagggacacaaataagacttacccaaacgttgaggacaaaaacgatactttactcaatacTAATTAAATAGATTTTGCTGGTTCAAAGGAGAGAGATATTTAAGTAATAGGTTAAAGTGATATTTATACCCAAAAAATTCTTGTCATATTTATACTAACTTATCAAAGATTTAGTGGAGATTAGTAGCATACTAGCATGTATATAAAGGAGATTAATATGATATCGAGTATCATATAACTTTTTCAGAGAAAATTAGTATAATTTGCACTAAGATGTGGTAATGTGgctaaaataatagaataagatGGTACTAGTGCAAAGTAATGTACGCATATGCGTTCAATTGTTTTCTTATTGTTATTCAAATTTCAACAGCCTATGACAACAACATTGGAACTTGGAAGGTgcagttaaaataataaaaataaattgaagcACATGTTTACATTGTTCTCCAACGTATTCATTCATTCTACTATGTTCTAGAATCTGGCTTTTCAGTTGGCAGTAAACTTAGAATGCCAATAAGGATCAAAATGCAATCCAATAGAAGAAATTAAGGGCAACCCTCTTGCCTTTGTGATCTTAATCCTCACAAGACGTGCTTGCACCACATCTACATCAAGCCTATGAAGCCTCTTGTATCCCACAGTTGTCCCTTGGATCATCAATTTACCATCCACATAGATTTCGTGCCGTTGGATCCGCTGACCAAGTCCAATTGCTTCCTGCACCCTAATCACATTGAATCTCAACCCTCCATCATTGGTCCAAATTTCAATCCAGTGATCCTTTTCACCATCATCAGCACTTGGTGCCCAATATGACCATAAGTGGTCCTTATCTAGCAACTTTTCTGGCCCAAATTCTGCACTCCTTTGACTACTAACCTTAATGTAAAAATCCTCAGCTAGATTTTTATTGAAGATTGTGTTAATTGCATTTCTAAACTCTTTTAATCTATGAGCATCATCATCAGATACAAGGCCAGTTGTATTTGGAGGTACATTTAGAAGTAACACACAGTTCCTCCCCACTGAATTGTAATAAATGTCAAGAAGTTCACTTAGCCTTTTTGGTGATTCTGATTTGTGCCAAAACCACCCTGGCCTAATTGAAACATCACATTCAGCTGGTAGCCAGTCTGTTCCTCTTGGATCACCAGTGCTTAAGTATCTGCATTGTTCATAATTAAGCAAGTTGAAATCATTTTAGTTCTAATTAACTAATTGATTATGGAACAAATGGGGGTCCAGTCTGtgtctaaaaaagaaaaagaaaaccagTAGTACTATGACATTATAGGTTTGGTAAGCCACACCATTCATGCTTTGGAAAATTTGGAAGCATTGTCATctttttattgttgattgagacAGAAACACGAGCAAGGCTCACAAGTAATGCAGCTCCATTATTGTTTTTGCCTTTTTTGAGAGAAAGTGCACATTATTATGGAAAAGCTAGCACTCATGCTTCACCTTTCATACCTTATCATATCTTACAAGTTATTTACTACTTAGCTTAGCTTAAAAGGAAAACTTACTGAGAGATGTTTGGGGCTCCAATTGATAGAGAAGTTCGGTTAATGGTAGACCAACAAGTGTAGCCAGCACTTCCTGTTTCATCTCCCACCCACCTAACATCAGGACCAGCATCAGAGAAGATATTGATGGAACTCTGCAACTCCTTCACCATTGAGAACCAATCTGAGAAATAATATGACACATTCTGTGACTTTGGATCCTTTGCTCCATCAAACCATATTTCTCTAACATTTTTGTACCTACCAATTAAAAATCGTTGCAATGCATAACATTAAGCTTAAAAATTGAATCCATCAAACAAACAAAGTATAGTCAAAATCCAAAAGGAAAAGTCTAGAGaccagcaattttattgaattttggccagTATGTAACCAACAGAGAAAGGTGAgttattagatgaaatctcatatcaatctcacaccattaaatcatcattgatggctatttgatggctaccaatcacaaaaattgctggtccCTATCATTGCTCAAATCAAAATAGAGTATGGAAGAGAATGAGAACCAACTTGTTGAGCAACTCTTGCAGTTGAGCCAAGTAGTATTCATTGTAGGCAACATCATGGCCGTAGCGCGGTTcgtgtcgatcccacggagaaaGATAGATCCCTACATCGATTCCTTGCAGTGTGGCAGCATCAACAAATTCTTGAACCACATCACCATTGCCAGATTTCCAGGGACTGTTAATGACAGAATGGTCAGTGTACTTTGAAGGCCAGAGGCAGAATCCATCATGGTGCTTTGCAGTTAGTATCATCAATGAGATTCCTGCCTCTGCTGCCACCTTGGCCCATTGTTTTGTGTTGAGTCCAGAAGGGTTGAATACTGTAGGGTTTTCGTGGCCTGTTCCCCATTCTCTATCTGTGAATGTGTTGACTCCAAAGTGGAGGAACATTATGATCTCTCTTTGTTGCCATTTTAACTGTGAATATGATGGGAGTGGCAGAATTGGcaatggtggtggtgttggtagtttatgagaaaaagaagaaataatgcTGAGTTTGATTAATAGTGTAACTAAGAAAGAATAGCACCATGCTGTTCTGTTTCTAGGCATGGTGATATTGATGGTTATGTTGTGTTTGTTTTTTGtagatttttttatataattgttATGGTTGTGAGGATGGAATTGAAGAATCTTGAAGATGAAGGTAAGTAGCTAAGAAACAAGTGAAGAAAAAGGTGAATGGGATTTTGTTTTGTGATTGTCATCATCAATGATAATAGCATTCATCATGCATTCCAATAATAATTCACGGGTTGATTTTTCTGTTCCCAATTCCACTCCTAATGCAGCagagaaaatgtgttttctacaCGTGGATTTCACTTTCTTCCGGGAATTTTTGAGCTGCCATAAACTgtattctttttcacttttttcttttctttttcgtcAATGAATCTTTTCGTTCAATGTATCAATTTCGTTCAATAATATCTCATTTAACTCTGTTTATTGGATCTTAGACTGCATTTAATTACTAATATGGGATAAGTCAATATCCTGAGGATCGTTTGGATAGGTTTATAACTgacttttttttaacttttaatttatgaaaaatgtATAATATTAATGTCTggttcaatttttaaaataaaattataactttttaaaaagttattttggtgtttaagaaaaaatttaaaaaaattacttttctcataataaaatttttttttatcaattttttcttaaaataagtacttttagaactaaaaaatcaaatacaaaataatttatttataagttacttttaatataagcatttattgtttaacctatttcttcaaaagtaacttaattaagttgtttatccaAATTGGGCATNNNNNNNNNNNNNNNNNNNNNNNNNNNNNNNNNTCTGTAAATAAAAGCAACCTTATAAATATTCCTTTATAATAGAGATTTAGTTTTGATATTTAGCTTCACATATTGTAATTAGTTATTCATTGCCATGTTATCTACTATGAAAATAGATAATAGAAGTTTAAAACGTAAGAAAATCCTTACGACTCAATGATATAAGTGAAATTAAAAATCAAAGATTTACTAAATCAAACTTTAACGATAAGAACTAAAATAACAATAATGATCATTCTTAAATATGTAGGGGAAATATATATAAATCCTCGTTATTATTATTAGTACGGTATATATTTATGTTTTAGTAATAATCTTGTGACTTTATTGGCATACTTTTTATGTGTCGTttgattttaataaatttaacaaTTTTGAGTGTCAATGGATTTATTGCTTAATAGCTTTCTTCCTTTGAAAATTTTAACAAATTCTCTCATAAAACTTATAAATTTCTAAGGTGAtaattatccaaaccctaaatATAAAGCCAAATAAT from Arachis ipaensis cultivar K30076 chromosome B09, Araip1.1, whole genome shotgun sequence includes these protein-coding regions:
- the LOC107617469 gene encoding DEAD-box ATP-dependent RNA helicase 7, encoding MGTPNGDVRKKKEEEEEAAKLMEQEYQDKKEEEEEEEEDLNAVWRFRISEPLRERLKGKGIESLFPIQAITFDTILDGSDLVGRARTGQGKTLAFVLPILESLTNGIAKASRKTGYRRPPSVLVLLPTRELASQVHSDFELYGGAVGLTSCCLYGGAPYQSQEIKLKRGVDIVVGTPGRIKDHIERENIDLSQLRFRVLDEADEMLRMGFVEDVELILGKVENISKVQTLLFSATLPDWVKHIAAKFLKPDKKTADLVGNTKMKASTNVRHIVLPCTTSARSRLIPDIIRCYSSGGRTIIFTETKESASQLAGFLPGARALHGDIQQAQREVTLSGFRSGKFMTLVATNVAARGLDINDVQLIIQCEPPRDVEAYIHRSGRTGRAGNSGVAVMLYDPRRSSISKIERESGVKFEHISAPQPHDIAKAIGREAAEMINQVSDSVIPAFKSTAEELLKNSGLSVVELLAKALAKAVGYTEMKKRSLLTSMENHVTLLLEIGKPIFTATFAYGVLRRFLAEEKVEAVKGLTLTAEGSGVVFDVPAEDLDTYLAGKDKASSVRLEVLTALPRLQEKDQSRGGRFGSGGPRRGGFGDRSVGSRFLGGRGGSGRNVRFSSDRFSNNGGIGRGRGIRSGKRW
- the LOC107617473 gene encoding embryo-specific protein ATS3B — translated: MKHHHHLVVLLLLLVCGVTLSVSESESYALKPHIAESFNVSYLQLKSQGSCSYTVVISTSCSSPSYTRDQISISFGDFYGNQIYVPRLDDPASGTFERCSSDTFQIKGPCAYQICYVYLYRSGLDGWMPESVKISGYYGKPITFYYNTFIPRDTWYGFDWCNAASSSYHLSSQKWLLFLVLGFVLHFWL
- the LOC107617472 gene encoding alpha-L-fucosidase 1; amino-acid sequence: MPRNRTAWCYSFLVTLLIKLSIISSFSHKLPTPPPLPILPLPSYSQLKWQQREIIMFLHFGVNTFTDREWGTGHENPTVFNPSGLNTKQWAKVAAEAGISLMILTAKHHDGFCLWPSKYTDHSVINSPWKSGNGDVVQEFVDAATLQGIDVGIYLSPWDRHEPRYGHDVAYNEYYLAQLQELLNKYKNVREIWFDGAKDPKSQNVSYYFSDWFSMVKELQSSINIFSDAGPDVRWVGDETGSAGYTCWSTINRTSLSIGAPNISQYLSTGDPRGTDWLPAECDVSIRPGWFWHKSESPKRLSELLDIYYNSVGRNCVLLLNVPPNTTGLVSDDDAHRLKEFRNAINTIFNKNLAEDFYIKVSSQRSAEFGPEKLLDKDHLWSYWAPSADDGEKDHWIEIWTNDGGLRFNVIRVQEAIGLGQRIQRHEIYVDGKLMIQGTTVGYKRLHRLDVDVVQARLVRIKITKARGLPLISSIGLHFDPYWHSKFTAN